A region of the Antedon mediterranea chromosome 4, ecAntMedi1.1, whole genome shotgun sequence genome:
gtttttattaattaatattgcttatttatattatttttattttcctaTTGTAGGATGTCGACCGTATTCGAAATGCAGAGAAGCAAGTAACGCTGGCACTGAGGTGGTTTCAAAGTAAGTTCTTTTAATAGTAAGGGATCATGTCAAAGTTATtccactgcagttactgcaggcCTATTTAGAAAGCATTTTATCATACATAATACTGTTTGCAGTGACTGTCTCATCatcatatacaaaaaaaaactaacaTCATATGTTGTTGTAGTAAAataatgtagttactgcagtgcagtaaaataattgtttatatttatatataaatacctGCACCAGAGCTGGTGGATAGGGCTTCAACATGGCATCTGATTTAAGACAGCCATATTGTGAAGGGACTTTTAATGTGTTGAACTTTGATGCTATTAGAGTTTGCTATTTactttataacattttttttgaaaTGACAATtatgatttgtttacatttacagAGGTTATAGATAAGGAGGTGATGACCATGCTGTCAAACACTGCCACCAAGGTGCTTCAAGAAGTCATTGAATTGCATACAATACTTAAAACAACATTAAACAATGAAGACAGGTtagtgttattttgtttttattaaacagtattttgcaCAGACTCACCTTAGAAGGCGAAACGGCCTAGCTTCAATGTGATCTAGTTCTTTCTAGAGAGCATTTGTTGTGTACAGCACTGTTTCTAACCTCTGGTAGGGGACATCTTTGGGACCCAACATAGTATCctcttataaacaaataaataaatgttcattCCCTCATTCCTTTCTTGAAAAGTGTCTCCTTTAAAGCATTACAGTTAATATGGATGGCACGTTTTTGAACTGACTCCAGAAAAGGTGATGATTAGCTTAAATTTAAAGAGTGACAGGAAGTGTAATGATACTTGGGTCTATTCAGACCTTCAGAGATTTCCAGAGGTTTAAAGTGCTGTAGAAGCCACCTCTTTCGTTCACTGCAAAATcctaatatacaaaatgaatgGATGTAGTACCTCAATTTCTGACACAATATCTGAACTTTGTAGGTCAGATCATACCCTTGGTACAATCTGTATAGCCACATCCAGATTTAGAAACAGGTATCCATGGGTGTAGGTGACAGAGATGCCAGTTTCAAGCTGTCATAGGTGTATTTCTTTTTGCTTCTGGCAGTACTGTAATATGGaattattatagttattatcTTTTATTCTCTTATTATTATTCTCCTATTAAATGtcacattatttatataaagaTTAAATCTTGGTATTGAATAGTCTAAGCATTCCAGACTTTGTAACAAGACACCAAATTACAGACTGATTACATGTCATTACATGTGTTATGTCTCACTGAAACATATAGAGTACAGATAGAGTACAGATAGAGTACAAATAGAGTACAGATAGAGTACAGATAGAGTACAGATAGAGTACAGATAGAGTACAGATAGAGTACAGATAGAGTACAGATAGAGTacagataaataataatattaaagtaaatACTCTATGAAGGAGTTTTATTCGAAAATACCcttttttgtatttatgttaTACTATTAGATTGCCTATAAATAGGAAAAAATACAACGCAATTAATAAAATTTAGTAAAAAACGTTTAATTCCAAAGGATTTTCTATGGGGGCATTTATTCAACATGgggtgtttatttgaataaatatggtGAATTTGTTGTGAAACATCTATACCCTTCTCTTTGAGGAGGTTATTTCtgtgatttattttaaataatttttgttatcAATTCATCTTCTAGCACAACTGTAATGTCTGAACAGAGCAGAGTTAATCAGAATCTAGCCAAGTTGATTCACTGGGCAGACAAGGAGATGCTCAATGGCCACAAAGACATTGATAAGGCCTCAATAAAGATCATCACAAAAGACATGGCCGAAGGGGTGTCTGATCTCGTAAAACTTACCGTCACAAAAATTGAAGAAAAAGAACAGTTACAACAACGTCGTCATTCTGAAACGCAAGTTACACCAAGGATTAAGCGCTTATCTTCATTAGACCCGTCGGAGTAAGTTTTTCTTTAATATTGTGATGTATATCATTTATGCAAATAAGTATGGAAACACAAGTAAACAAGTATGTAGGGGTAAGAAGTCATGAAAGAAAATTATAAAGGCTTGAAGTAGAAAGTTCAAACATTCCTAATGTttaaattagtaggcctacattatttatTGGACAAACAGCAAAACTTAAATGTTGCAGATTAGATTACAGAATTTAACAAGCAACTACAGTAAATTCCTTGAAATTCAAACTTGAGAATACTAAAGTCCAGGTATTTCCTGATAGGAATGTTTTGTAAAAACCTGGTATTAGCTTGATTTTGATAGTACGTCACCAAGGAGATATTGAACAGTATTAAAAATAAGAATCCaattcaacattttattatttttcttttttttttcataaaaaaatatttatattcatttatttattcaacaataaaataaattattaaaaagtacaataatatataagTAGTAGTGTAGTATTCAGCAAGATAAtaagttattttatatattaaactaTTACATCTCTTGGTGACGTACTATCAAAATCAAGCTAATACCAGGTTTTTACAAAACATTCCTATCAGGAAATACATGGACTTTAGTATTCTCAAGTTTGAATTTCAAGGAATTTACTGTAGTTGCTTGTTAAATTGTGTAATCTAATCTGCAACATTTAAGTTTTGCTGTTCATAATTgcaacaatttatattttttaaataaaaataaaacacctaaaaatattttaatttttaaacattttttctggtgaaaatataaatttaaatattattgtattaaacacttttgtcattttgtgattttagtATGTCCAATGACATATATGATACACCACCACTAAGTCCACGAGAACGAGAGATCCTGGAAAAGACTCCACTGACATCATGGCCATCAGATGGTGATATTCATAATGGTTGTCATAGTGATCCAGGGGAAGATTGCACCCCTCCCCCAAAGCCATTCCTACCTGAAAACCGAGTTATAATTAGGCAGCAGTTGGAGATGTgagtacagtattttttttttttatgttgccAATTTTGTCCCCAATGATTTTGAACCAACTCAGCCGATTCtcaatactgtattaaattttTTCCAGTATTGTTGGCAAATTCTGGTAtcacatcacatgtgtttcataCCTGTATCATAAGGTACACTGTATTAGATACATAGTGCACTATATTATGAGATTTGCCTATGATACGGGACAAACATTGCCATAATGTGGAGATTACAGTACTGAAAATCAGGTGGCAGTTTTATTTATCACTGTAAAATActagaaataaaattataaaatttctTTTCAGGATTGATCCTATTCCACCCGCTCTACCACCTAAGCTTCGCTATTCAACATGTGATCACTCAAATTGGACTGACCCAGGAAGGGACTTAAATCGTTCAATCTCAAGTAGTTCAGGCTCATTGATGAGTCATCAATCGGACATAAGTAGCTCTGGAAGCTCTGCCAGCCGTACTGACTCGAAACGAAGCAGCCAAATATCTAGTACTACAAGCGAGGATCGTGTCTCTTTAGAATCTTCGCAAATATTATATGATAAAGAAAATCGAAGGCCGTCGCCAATTCCTGATCATTTAAGTATTCATTTGCATCCTGTGTCGGCGAATTACGATACAGGTTCGGAAACGTCTGATACCGGTGTTTTGAGTGATACACCGCCGGCGTTGCCTGAAAAAAGGCGGTATTTTCTTGGTCGTAAGCTTTCCGATTATGAGAATGTACCGGATGAGCGTAAACTTTctgattatgataataatacgGCCAATGATACTCCGATTCATGAACGCTTAGTGATTTCAATGGACGATGGACAATGCCGCTTACCTAGGGATATGGTTTTTGATGAAACCCCTGTTGATACAATTGATGGCATTGAAGATGGAGAGGAAGCACCTAGTCACAGTGAGTATAATCTGGAATGTATGATACTAAACTATAATtgcaattcaatttattttccaGAAAGACATATACATTctatacattgttttttttttatttcgaatcTTCACTATGTGCAAAATCAAAACAGATTTATGACGACATAATTAATGAGAAGAATTAGTTTCAAAAAGATGTTGCTGGTGACACTTTTCTTGCAGATTTTAGAAAATTGATAAATTCTCAGTAAATACTCTTAATATACACTAATGCAATGTAGACAAAATTCTTGTGATATCTCTTTTCTTCTCCATTATTCAACTTTGATTGgttaaaatataaacacaaacaaaccaATGTACAGAACAAGTGATCAAGTACCTTAATATCTATCTATATCAGGagaatataaattaatacttGCAAGCATAATGTACAATATGAATTAACAAGTACGCTTTGGTGGTTAAGATGTTTGTTTCCAATTTGAATGTTCTTGGTTCAAATCCAATCTGGGTTCATGGGGTCAGGATTTGTACTTAGACTTGTTACCACTCTCGGCTGAACATGTTCTTGATCActgtgtaataaaaataaaccaaattGCAGTACTCGCGCACATATTATGACATTGCACTCTCGATGATGTCATCAAGAATACAAcagaacatttatttaatatcatttgACCCACAATCTTCCAATCAAATTTACTTTAAGTctgttaaaatatgaaaacgACAATAAAGCATAGGGATATGTATGGTAGGCTTATATTCATGAagtaatacattttattcatttcttcTAGTCAATAATTATCTTGGATTAATTGATGGATATACGGAACAGCATTTTCAGGCGTCTTTTGTCACTAATTCAATTAACACCTGCAAACCTGGTGAAAGGCGATCGTTGGATTTCCTTATATCATCGTTTCCAGACGAAACACCACCTTTTCCTTTAGAGACATGCGATTCTCCGAAGGGGAACACCTTACCTCCAAAGCTACCAGCGAAAATGAAGGATGCTCTAggagtaagtttttttttatggaactTACAAACTAACTATAAtcacatttcatataaatttttatttaaaatttgagtCGACATTTTTAATTccttaaattatttaacattttatattagtatactttaattatatataatacttttattattattattgtttgaaaGGGAATGTCTTCATACATTGGTTTAAGCTCATCTATTGACATCTTTGGCATTTTGTATATACTTTCTGTGTACTttctaatttttgttttcatgctgaaattaaataaacagTAGTAACAGCACTGAAGTATGAGGATATGCCCTCATCTACTTAGCCGCAAGCTTtctaatatatttaaatcagaTGAAAGTTTCaacattcataattatatttttacagcAGGAAAGGCAGCGGTTATATTCTACTCCAGAAAGATCTCGGGTTCAAAATCCAGAACTCAAGAAAAAATCGGATAGTATGATATATAGTAGCGAAGATGTTAAAACAAGGTACACCTGCAGTAATCGTATTTACATTTCTATCTACCCACCAAAAgactattttaatttttgtgtcAATTAGTAACTGGTATTTTTAGACCTTTGCTACCATGTATCAAAATAACTGTAATGTTTAAAGATAACATGATTTCTGGCTTGTTTAAATTCTGAAGTCTTCTTTAGGCCAAATAATAGTGTTTTCAATTTGCAATAACCGACGACCAAACTACGTCATTTAGTTCATTTTGAACATATTGGAATATTGAGACTTGGAATATTGAAACATGTGTCCTCACCTCAACATATTTTGATGGTTTTTAgaacaaacaacaaacaacgACACATCATCAATGAACCTGACCTAGGTTGGTAGTTGGCCCTCAGCCGTTACAAATCGCAAGCTCCTTAATAGCAGTTGTTGACTATTTTGTAATTTAGCTTTCGTTAAATTTTACATCAAAATTGCTTTATTACATTCATCAAGCATTCTTAGGTGTGAAAATAGCAATTTTAGACTCTTATACTCATGTTTAGTACATTACAATAGCTAATAGctgaaataaaatttttttttctgtattatacttttttttaaattaaaattactttaTTCTTTATTGTAGTGGGTTAGAAAACCCTGCATCTTATCAAACTTCGGACACAGATATCGATGATGAAGGCCGAGGAATTCTTAATAAAACAGATGTATCCGAATACCTTGTAAGAAGTGAAGAAACTCCATCGGTAAGTTATAAATGCACAGACTCCTACGCTAACCCAATATTATCCTTTAGAAATAATGCAATTAAAGgtattgtttcacacaatacagtagaactcctttTAGAGAACATCTCCAGGATCAAACAAAGTTCCCCTTAAttgaggtgtcccctgaatagggttggCCGTAGTGTTGATCGATTGCGTCATGATTGGTCTCTCCTTTGCATTGCACTTTTAAATCATTGCGATGCGTCCTTGTGAAAACCGAGCTTAACTATGGTTGTAATGTATATCATCATTTTTTTCTAAACAGGATGGAAGTCCTCCAATTCGAGGTGGTCCAGTTGATGCCCTAATTGTGTATGCTGCTGACATGGACAAAAAGGGTAagaaaaatatatcatttaattCTTTGAATAAAAGGCCACTGCTGTAAGAACTACTGAAGCTCATTGCTTGAAAATCACCGTAGCAACTAGCAGGTTTTTCATAATTGCTACTTAAAGTTTATGTTGACTGGTTGTAATTTTAGGAAACTTGGTCTGAGGCTAGATCTGCAAATTTTTTCAGTTTAAGAAACTTGCAAGTTTATGTATTTTGTGTTAATTTATCAAAAATTGTCTTACTTATTTGCAAGTGTTGTGTTTTCAAAGGTTTGCTAATGTATAAATGCCCTAAAGCTGTGTGTTTCATGAGATATGATTAAACAAATAtcgatatatttttataatgtcaGCGTTATAAACTGAAATGATAAACACTCTAATATCTTGGCATTTACTAGGCTTACTCAGATTctgaataaattgaattgactTTTGATATTTATTTGTACTTAATCTATCAGGGTTTTCATTATTCCCTGACCTATTTTCCATTACTATTGATTCAACATTGACCTCTCATAGCTCAGCAGATCAAGGTTACTGTCAATTTGttcttaataataaaaacttgttaaatcTCACTTATAAGCTGTTGACTTAACACTTATACTGCCATCAGCCTATATGTATTTCATATACTATTGGACTGGAATAGCCAATTTACAAGAGGATAATAAGAAACATTATAACACACTTAAGTGTATCCTTAacatctgattggttaattttgtaTCACATGCTATTCGGTATTAGTTCTAATGCACATAAACGtaatatttaatgattttattaataGTTCAATTTATGCTTAGCAGTTTGAGAAATTTGTGCCACACGAGGCTTGTGAAACTTTTTACTCTCGTgccaaaacattttattcatgcATTTTATtctactgtagtaggcctaactatatatttatagttaaaTATTTGCATAGCCAggttaaagagtaaacaaaatacagtttactgcagtaacgcTATCTCTTTCTTGGTACATGTTATTATACAATTCATGTCATCAGTGTATTTTCTTGTGTAAAATCACAACATGCTTTAAGCAAATAACTATAAcagtacattaaaaataattcttaGCATATGTTGCCTCTCTTATTTCTCGCATATCATGATCTTTAGGCATTATTTATTAGTTACCCCAGATTTCAGCAGTATTGAGCGCACTTTTGCCCCAGAGGGAGTATATTATATTGCTGCAGCTGGTAATCAGTGTCATTGGCATTTTAACTCTCAATTTGGAAGcaaatttatactgtattcaaTGTTTTTATGTGATCATCTTCATTTTGATGGATGAATACTAAACATTCTAGGAAAAGTACATAAAGCATTGCAACACATATTGCGATCATCAAGTTTAGACTAGTTTAAACTTCAAAAGCTGCCTGATTTTCTTACACAAATAAGAAAAAATCATGAAAGCCTCAGGCCTAATGTACAGAATACATGAACAGAAGGTTTGAGCATTAATTCAGTTGATGTTTAAACTCTCAAAAATGTTTTGTATCTTAACACTAGTATGTCAATTCATCTGTTTATTTTGGGCACAGATAGTatagattttatattattttatttatttctcaaTGTTTCATTGGGGAGCATTCGATTTCCGAAGACCTAGGAACAAGGAACAAGTTAGCTTGCTTCCTCTCTTTATCCTTGATACCGTTTTGGTGGTTTTGACGACAAATCAATGCATTTATGACTTGATTCATCTGTCGTCATAAATCGAAAGCTCTCTATTTGTTGGGCCCtctgtatataatatatctcttgtagtatattaaaattatttataatttgtactttttattatttcagaTTTAGTATTCTACGAGGCATTCTTAACAAGCTATAGGACATTTATACTACCGAAGAATCTcatagataaattattatatcGTTACCGTAAATTTCGTAATAAACCCGACACAGCAGCTCGGTTAAGCCGTAACGCATTCTTTCTTCTACTACGAGTCGCTGGAGATCTCATGtaagtttaaaatataatttcaataaatttttttccaaaaatggcaaaatattcagaaatgaaatgtattattaaatgttttatggtattgatcagtgaTAGAAGTTGTAATTTACTAAAATCtatttttctatgttttttatGCTGAATAATAAGAACAATTAAAATGGCCTGCCAGCCAATTATGGTTTTGATATGTTTGAATAGCTTTTCATTAAACCCGAGAGGAACATTATATTGATCTCTATTGGTTgtgaaattaaataaagatatatgTATCAATATTAACTATCCACATAAACTGTTCAAAcaagatattttatattttctaataTAATCTTTTTTTCAGAGGTCAAGTTGATAATGAAATTTTGAAGAACTTAATGGACTTAGTTTTCCAATTACTATGTGACGGCGACTTAAGTTTAGCTAAAATCTTACGTGAGAAAATTTTATGCAAAATGGAACACAATAAAGATTTAATATTGAGCACGGCAAAAGTGCCCGTATGCTCACTGCCATCTACCATCAAGTAAGTGAAGCTTTTGATGTAAACATAAGCAAAACATAGGAAGCACCATATAATGTTCATAATGTCGACAGTCATAAGAATTTTAAACACTGAACCAGGAAGTTTGTGAATACTGTCACTGTCACTGGTACTGATGGTTGATGATTTCAAAGTTGAGGGCAGTAGTACTAAAACAATGAAGCtcattttgtttgtaatgtCTGCAATATTTAATTCACATGACAGTTCACAGTTTCTCTGCTTCTttcttatataaaataatattcataaacTCTTGATTTTGGGCCCCATtggtttaacatttttattgcaatGAAATGAATGTATTATTGTGTCCTTACTCATTACTCATTGTCTGTATTTTTAGGCGTGCTTCAATATTTGAATTCAAAGAATCTGAGATAGCACAACAGATGACAATTTTAGACTCTGAGTTATTCTTAAAGATTGAGGTGAGTTGAGATAGAAAAAGTTCTTAGTTTAATTTGCAAGCTGGGGATACTTTGATTAGGCCCTATAAAATCTCATAATAGTGAGCTTTCGCATTGGGATGGTAAATGATAGGGGAAGGTAGATATGAAAAGATACAgtcaattattataaaatgttaatctGCGAATGCATATAGTCCCAGTGTACTCTATTCCTTTCTCATCAGGACTATATAATAGGTTGATTTAATGTTTGGTCCAATAGAGAGAGCAAAGTTTATGATGTCATTTTGAATGCGTACTATGTCAGGAGGGGAATGACTGTCATCACTTGTGACCATCACGCTTGATTAATTATTGCCTCCTTCCTTCCTGGTGAAAAAGCTCCCTAATATATAGCGATCAGGACACTGAGTGAGGGTTAGTTTTACACTACAGCTTTTTGTTTTCAAcactgtttgttgttttttcctTCACTGTAGATTCCAGAAGTATTACTCTGGGCTAGAGAGCAGTCAGAGAAATTGAGTCCAAATCTGACAATATTTACAGAACATTTTAACAAGGTGTCATACTGGTGAGTATTAATAATTCatatcaatacaataatttgtatgtatgattgttgttaatatCAAAAGGAAAATTACATTATGCTGTTTCTTTTGCCTATAATATTTACGATGACAGGTTAGATTAAAAGCCAACAAACAGCCAAAGTCTACCTAGAAACACAGAATGTATTAACACCACCGTTATACCGACATAACTAGAATTGTTTCTTTCATTTTTCAGGGTACGTTCACTTATCTTGCAAGAGAGCAGAGCTAGTGATCGGGAAAAGTTACTTTACAAGTTTATCAAGATTATGAAGGTTAGTACAATTGTTGATAGTAAAACATCCCGtaggaatttaaaaaaaataatcctTTATAAAGAGTCAGTAATGTTTGAAGACAGGTAACATACCAAGCCATACAGtaacattaataatatgaccttcCCTATTACAGCAGAACTCCACTAAAGATGTCCCCCTTAATAAAGGTTCTACagaatttatttacttaaattatactatttttccCCTCAACAGTATTTGCGGAAACTGAATAACTTTAATTCATATTTGGCAATATTATCAGCACTTGATTCAGCCCCAGTCAGGAGGTTAGACTGGCCTAGATCATACGTAGAGGTAAGCCTACCAACATATACAATCTGTTTCTGTACTTttgtgtggtttttttttataattgaatatGTTTATGCCACATATTGAGATTTGAAAAAGGACTTTATATAGAGCTTTACTATTAGCTATTGTGATGAACCAAATGCAGCTCCAAACTGTGGTAAGGTAGCGTGTTTGTTAATACAGCCTTATACTCCATTAGGAGACATGGATGAACTATGTACCATAGCAGTGGGTCTATATGACAAGGTGGGCTGGTGGACACATCACTCAAAATCAATAACTAATAATTCCTTTTTCCACAACCTCAAAGAGTATTCTATTTTAAAACTATTCCTTCTTATTCCATTTAAAACTAATCTTTCTTTTTCAGGATCTTAAGGAGTATTCTATTTTGATTGATAGTACCTCATCATTCCGTGCTTACAGAGCAGCTTTAGCAGAAGCTGAGCCTCCATGTATTCCATATCTGTAAGTAGCCTACGTACTGCCTACAAATATTGTAAATCATTTCGTATCCTTCAgtatttattgtacagtatgacTATGAATCATAACCATGTAGATGATTTCTCagaaataacatattttattgtaccagtacctaataatattatttcattactCTTGACTTGCATGTTTGACTATAACTAATCTTTCTTTATAACAATCTTGATGTTTATgtacatctaaaaaattattaaattatcagTACAGTATATGATGTACTAAACTGCAGACCTTTTAGACTCTAAAACATCTTGATTATATTGTTAGAGTACTATGACGTACCACAAACCATCACCATCAGCTCCCTTCTGATAACTGAGCCATTGGAAAAATGTAcaatcaaacttttaaaatattgaatatccAATAGACAAAGGTAAACAACAGTAATATTCTGAACAGTGGTGTAATGCAGATGTCTGAACACTAGTGGCTCCCAAGGTGTTTTGAGcctttttcaacatattttaatgcattttttacCTCCAGGCCTTATAATCTCCGGCACCCTGGGTTTAGCCATTGATTGCTCATTGAAAGTTAAAATTGTTAAGATTGTTGGAtagaaattgaaaattaaataaaaatattacctTATTCTTTGCAGGGGATTAATTCTTCAAGATATCACATTCATTCACATTGGTAATCCAGATTCTTTGGAAGAAGGAATCATCAACTTCACTAAATGCTGGcaacattttacaatattgGACAGCATGCGAAGATTTAAGCAATAGTAAGTAGTACAGCAAAGGTCTTGGCTGTGGCTAggatagtattttattatatcagTGTCATGTTTTGTGTGTTCTGATATACATTGCATTTAATAACCGTGTGTCACATAAAAACCAACAACATACAGTAACCCTAACTGTTCTTTAAACTACATTGTGATGTCATATGTTAAAGTTAGGTTAACGTGTTCCATTTTTGAAGGATAACATGCTTGCTTATGTATATAGACTTTTAAATGTTACTTTTAAGGCTATAACCTAAAAAAGGTATACTTTTCATTACGATAAACCACCATTTACAATGACACTGTTTTCTTTGCAGCCAATATGATAATCTGGGGAAGAAAGAAAACTTAATATCATTCTTCAACGGATTCAATGACTATCTGGATGAGGAGGCTATGTGGCAGCTCTCAAAAGCCATCAAACCACAAGGTGGAGGAGGCGGAGGCAATTAAACAGAGATAGATAAACAAACGTATTTTATATGCTGTGTAAATGCATTGATGGTAACTGCCAGCAGATGGTAACACCTGTTGTGTCAACTCGGGCAGGTGGCAGAACCACAACTCCAGCCTAAACAGGTGTCTCAAACACCAGTGGCTGACACTATTCTTCAAGTGCAACTGTTTTAAGTGTGAAggtataatgtaaaacaatctTTTCAACGAATTCACTTGATTTTATTGTCGAACGTGACATCATTGAGTCAGTAATTCACCTACATCTGGGCATGTGTCAACATTAACCTTTCGTACAGGATGGATGGATAAGATATTATATCTGAATACAGAAAATATATCCAAAATGTTAACAGTTAACCAACTCTGCCTCTCTGTCAAAACTGTCATCTGTTAATATAAAAGCTGAAAAAGAGAACATACTCATTTATCTAAAACATGGTCGCTCTAAACAGTGCTTTATTTGAGCCACCTCTAGAACCATCCCATTTTTTATCTACCTCCAGTATCTAGCTGCTACTAGTTACATGAAGTATTGAAGAGATCTGAAGAAGCTGTTCTGAAAACATCTACATAATTTGGAACAAAGATTATGTATCGCAAACATGCAATAAATGCCTGTTTCTGTTTACTGTTAGATAGGCAAATGCACTACTATTAAATTAGAAGACCACTAATATCTTCTTAACTGAAATATTTGCACATATTTTGTTCTAATAATGTGCAGAAAATAGATTTTTGAAGCTTGCCACATTTCTCTGAAATACTAAGAAGAGAAAAAGACAAAACCACTCTCAAAGAGTGTTATTCAGTTTGTTGCATCAACTCTCAGTGTCTAGAaatagttatcaaatttgttgAAGAACTGCGTTAAACTGGACAGTATAAGACTTTTTGAAGTATCTTAACACAATATTCATTAAGAAGAGACATACCC
Encoded here:
- the LOC140046512 gene encoding rap guanine nucleotide exchange factor 1-like isoform X3, whose amino-acid sequence is MSEKDSSNSSYASKTLPSTFSKSGFYRTMKKNFTKQIDSPDRMKQKSKTLTRKHKTPKSSKATSLDAESPRNSMLKDVDRIRNAEKQVTLALRWFQKVIDKEVMTMLSNTATKVLQEVIELHTILKTTLNNEDSTTVMSEQSRVNQNLAKLIHWADKEMLNGHKDIDKASIKIITKDMAEGVSDLVKLTVTKIEEKEQLQQRRHSETQVTPRIKRLSSLDPSDMSNDIYDTPPLSPREREILEKTPLTSWPSDGDIHNGCHSDPGEDCTPPPKPFLPENRVIIRQQLEMIDPIPPALPPKLRYSTCDHSNWTDPGRDLNRSISSSSGSLMSHQSDISSSGSSASRTDSKRSSQISSTTSEDRVSLESSQILYDKENRRPSPIPDHLSIHLHPVSANYDTGSETSDTGVLSDTPPALPEKRRYFLGRKLSDYENVPDERKLSDYDNNTANDTPIHERLVISMDDGQCRLPRDMVFDETPVDTIDGIEDGEEAPSHINNYLGLIDGYTEQHFQASFVTNSINTCKPGERRSLDFLISSFPDETPPFPLETCDSPKGNTLPPKLPAKMKDALGQERQRLYSTPERSRVQNPELKKKSDSMIYSSEDVKTSGLENPASYQTSDTDIDDEGRGILNKTDVSEYLVRSEETPSDGSPPIRGGPVDALIVYAADMDKKDLVFYEAFLTSYRTFILPKNLIDKLLYRYRKFRNKPDTAARLSRNAFFLLLRVAGDLIGQVDNEILKNLMDLVFQLLCDGDLSLAKILREKILCKMEHNKDLILSTAKVPVCSLPSTIKRASIFEFKESEIAQQMTILDSELFLKIEIPEVLLWAREQSEKLSPNLTIFTEHFNKVSYWVRSLILQESRASDREKLLYKFIKIMKYLRKLNNFNSYLAILSALDSAPVRRLDWPRSYVEDLKEYSILIDSTSSFRAYRAALAEAEPPCIPYLGLILQDITFIHIGNPDSLEEGIINFTKCWQHFTILDSMRRFKQYQYDNLGKKENLISFFNGFNDYLDEEAMWQLSKAIKPQGGGGGGN